A genomic window from Gemmatimonadota bacterium includes:
- a CDS encoding ATP-binding protein yields MIQPAGGTQLGLPSASERTAREQAWLSDALDAVVELSRSLAGDARSDYSPIDVFAATKPVLRRLAEFQTVAFLSLDPDGVSFEIEDVDPGPAAELIRRELDHLVGDGTFAWSLYQNRPILVPGHFVGPWVLLHVLATPTRVLGMFFGALPSHASFVPDAAQKILSVVLFNAASVMESGQLYRELRRHTQNLEVLVEERTQELRNSQEAALAASKAKSEFLANMSHEIRTPINGIVGMNSLMLAGDLDGEQREQAETIQRSADNLLTIINDILDFSKIEAGRLTLEDVAYDLHQTVEDVVELLAPRAYEKGLELILRYAPDAPRGVYGDPGRVRQVLVNLVGNAIKFTSEGHVLVDVSWSGSEAGAGRFRMAVEDTGIGIAEDKLLHMFEKFTQADSSTTRNYGGTGLGLSISRELTSLMGGELSVESRLGSGSTFWASLPARLANEIDPAPRLGVPRTAFLVTPCFPLRETLRERLQAMGAHVVATDSASALRERLALEHGRRFDIGLVDYRLGDEELRRIAAWARTAPATLGSVLHLMAPMMLRDEATLQLGEGYERVFAKPLRERRLFDLLAAEPRAVQGPRPSSEATHAEIAPAHVLLVEDEPVNQKVASSMLRRLGHHVDIVGNGEQAVERLLSREGGHYDVVFMDCQMPVLDGYEATRRIRHAEQGGNRPHQVIVALTASALESDREKCVAAGMDDFLAKPIRLEDIGRALARWVGSAPEPWEAPHTAETRPVKDAFDRDSAFATVGEDEELLWTIVDLFLEGWEELEDRLDQALADADADELKAVAHRLRGSAANVGARAVHRVAGELEPRFAKGDLTVAVQGVAQLKQAMSDFREATHLMRPAGI; encoded by the coding sequence ATGATCCAGCCGGCCGGCGGGACCCAGCTGGGCCTGCCCTCGGCGTCCGAACGGACGGCGAGGGAGCAGGCGTGGCTGTCCGACGCGCTCGACGCCGTCGTGGAGCTCAGTCGGTCGTTGGCCGGGGATGCCCGCAGCGACTACTCGCCCATCGACGTGTTCGCGGCCACGAAGCCGGTGCTCCGGCGGCTGGCGGAGTTCCAGACCGTGGCCTTCCTGAGCCTCGACCCCGACGGCGTCAGCTTCGAGATCGAGGACGTCGATCCCGGCCCGGCCGCCGAGCTGATCCGGCGCGAGCTCGACCATCTGGTCGGCGACGGCACGTTCGCCTGGTCGCTCTACCAGAACCGCCCGATCCTCGTGCCCGGTCACTTCGTGGGGCCCTGGGTGCTCCTGCACGTCCTGGCCACGCCCACGCGCGTGCTCGGGATGTTCTTCGGTGCGCTGCCCAGCCACGCCTCGTTCGTGCCCGACGCGGCCCAGAAGATCCTCTCGGTGGTCCTCTTCAACGCCGCGTCGGTGATGGAGAGCGGCCAGCTCTACCGTGAGCTGCGCCGGCACACGCAGAACCTCGAGGTGCTGGTCGAGGAGCGGACGCAGGAGCTTCGCAACTCCCAGGAGGCGGCGCTTGCGGCCTCCAAGGCCAAGAGCGAGTTCCTGGCGAACATGAGCCACGAGATCCGGACCCCCATCAACGGCATCGTGGGCATGAACTCGCTCATGCTGGCGGGTGATCTCGACGGTGAACAGCGCGAGCAGGCCGAGACCATCCAGCGCTCGGCGGACAACCTGCTCACGATCATCAACGACATCCTGGACTTCTCCAAGATCGAAGCGGGGCGCCTCACGCTGGAGGACGTCGCGTACGATCTCCACCAGACGGTCGAGGACGTCGTGGAGTTGCTGGCGCCGCGCGCGTACGAGAAGGGGCTGGAGCTGATCCTGCGCTACGCTCCGGATGCGCCGCGCGGTGTGTACGGCGACCCGGGACGGGTGCGGCAGGTCCTCGTGAACCTGGTCGGCAACGCGATCAAGTTCACGTCCGAAGGTCATGTGCTCGTCGACGTGTCGTGGAGCGGCAGCGAGGCCGGCGCAGGGCGCTTCCGGATGGCCGTCGAGGACACGGGCATCGGGATCGCCGAAGACAAGCTCCTCCACATGTTCGAGAAGTTCACGCAGGCGGACTCGTCGACCACCCGCAACTACGGCGGCACGGGGCTCGGCCTGTCGATCAGCCGCGAGCTGACGTCCCTGATGGGCGGCGAGCTGAGCGTGGAGAGCCGGCTCGGGTCGGGTTCGACCTTCTGGGCGTCTCTCCCGGCCCGCCTCGCCAACGAGATCGATCCGGCCCCGCGTCTGGGCGTGCCGCGGACGGCCTTCCTGGTCACGCCGTGCTTTCCGCTGCGCGAGACGCTGCGGGAGCGGCTCCAGGCGATGGGCGCGCACGTCGTGGCGACCGACAGCGCCTCGGCATTGCGCGAGCGTCTGGCGCTCGAGCACGGCCGACGGTTCGACATCGGGCTCGTCGACTACCGTCTCGGCGACGAAGAGCTCCGCCGCATCGCGGCGTGGGCGCGGACCGCGCCGGCGACGCTCGGGTCGGTGCTGCACCTGATGGCGCCCATGATGTTGCGCGACGAGGCGACCCTGCAGCTCGGGGAAGGCTACGAGCGCGTGTTCGCCAAGCCGTTGCGGGAGCGCAGGCTCTTCGACCTGCTCGCGGCCGAGCCGCGCGCCGTCCAGGGTCCGCGGCCGAGCTCGGAAGCCACCCATGCGGAGATCGCGCCCGCCCACGTGCTGTTGGTCGAGGACGAGCCGGTCAACCAGAAGGTCGCCTCCAGCATGCTTCGCCGCCTGGGTCATCACGTCGACATCGTGGGCAACGGCGAGCAGGCCGTGGAGCGGCTGCTGTCGCGGGAGGGCGGCCACTACGACGTGGTCTTCATGGACTGCCAGATGCCGGTGCTGGACGGATACGAGGCCACGCGCCGGATCCGCCACGCCGAGCAGGGAGGCAACCGACCGCATCAGGTCATCGTGGCGCTCACCGCGAGCGCGCTGGAGAGCGACCGGGAGAAGTGCGTCGCAGCCGGGATGGACGACTTCCTGGCCAAACCCATCCGGCTGGAGGACATCGGCCGGGCGCTGGCGCGCTGGGTCGGTAGCGCTCCCGAGCCGTGGGAGGCCCCCCACACGGCCGAGACCCGTCCGGTGAAGGATGCCTTCGATCGCGACAGCGCCTTCGCCACGGTCGGTGAGGACGAAGAGCTCCTCTGGACGATCGTCGATCTGTTCCTCGAGGGGTGGGAGGAGCTGGAGGATCGGCTCGACCAGGCCCTGGCGGACGCCGACGCCGACGAGCTCAAGGCCGTGGCCCATCGCCTCCGGGGCAGCGCTGCCAACGTGGGCGCCCGGGCGGTGCACCGGGTGGCGGGTGAGCTGGAGCCGCGCTTCGCCAAGGGTGACCTGACCGTGGCGGTGCAGGGGGTGGCCCAGCTCAAGCAGGCCATGTCGGACTTCCGCGAAGCCACGCACCTCATGCGGCCGGCGGGGATCTAG
- a CDS encoding HDOD domain-containing protein, giving the protein MPLDARELLKNATNLSSPPIIYQRLVAVINHPRSGAADVARVLSEDTGLTARLLRLVNSALFSFPQRIGTVTHAVRVVGTAQVRDLALATSIMSAFKNLPADLVDMDSFWRHSLACGIAARVLASHRREFNVERFFVAGMLHDLGRLVIFQEKGAEARDTIERAEASGETLHAVEREVLGFDHAQVGGALMAQWNFPGAFQEAVSFHHRPAQAGRFPVETAVVHVADLIANGLSLGSSGTHDVPQLDAAAWETIGVDAGLIPTILEEVERQFTDAAHIQLGMAA; this is encoded by the coding sequence ATGCCTCTTGATGCGCGCGAACTGCTCAAGAACGCGACCAATCTGTCGTCGCCGCCCATCATCTACCAGCGCCTGGTGGCCGTCATCAATCATCCGCGCAGCGGTGCGGCCGACGTGGCCCGCGTCCTGTCGGAGGATACGGGCCTGACCGCCCGTCTCCTGCGTCTCGTGAACAGCGCGCTGTTCTCGTTCCCGCAGCGCATCGGCACGGTGACGCACGCCGTCCGCGTGGTGGGGACGGCGCAGGTACGCGACCTGGCCCTGGCCACCTCGATCATGTCGGCGTTCAAGAATCTGCCGGCGGATCTTGTGGACATGGATTCCTTCTGGCGGCACAGCCTGGCCTGCGGCATCGCTGCGCGGGTCCTGGCGAGCCACCGTCGCGAGTTCAACGTCGAGCGCTTCTTTGTCGCCGGCATGCTCCACGACCTGGGCCGCCTGGTGATCTTCCAGGAGAAGGGTGCCGAGGCGCGCGACACGATCGAGCGGGCCGAGGCATCGGGGGAGACCCTCCACGCGGTCGAGCGCGAGGTCCTGGGCTTCGACCACGCACAGGTCGGGGGCGCGCTCATGGCGCAGTGGAACTTCCCGGGTGCGTTCCAGGAGGCGGTGTCCTTCCATCATCGCCCGGCGCAGGCGGGTCGCTTCCCGGTCGAGACGGCGGTCGTACACGTCGCGGACCTGATCGCCAACGGCCTGAGCCTGGGCTCGTCCGGGACGCACGACGTGCCGCAGCTCGACGCGGCCGCGTGGGAGACCATCGGCGTCGACGCCGGACTCATCCCGACCATCCTGGAGGAGGTCGAGCGCCAGTTCACCGACGCCGCCCACATCCAGCTCGGAATGGCCGCATGA